A DNA window from Acidihalobacter prosperus contains the following coding sequences:
- a CDS encoding cytochrome c1 translates to MAMRIRKVALAILTMGMLASMNVCDAEGATPLRAPHYTMDKATVIRGAEYFGQNCLSCHSVKYLRYINLMKGLGMTQKELTEYVMRPDGANVHAGMIVTMTHKEASKFFGKPPPDLSQIERYLGPDFIYTYLTSFYLDNSRPTGWNNHVFPSVAMPNVLAPYGGQYLKDGKLYRKGSMTPEQYKTMVSDIVAFLRYASDPSVLERHDIGPYVVGGFGLATVVGFIIAIL, encoded by the coding sequence ATGGCAATGAGAATCCGCAAGGTGGCACTGGCGATCCTGACGATGGGGATGCTGGCGTCGATGAATGTGTGCGATGCGGAGGGCGCCACGCCGCTGCGTGCGCCGCATTACACCATGGACAAGGCCACGGTGATTCGTGGCGCCGAATATTTTGGCCAGAACTGCCTGTCCTGTCATAGCGTCAAGTACCTGCGCTACATCAATCTGATGAAGGGCCTGGGCATGACCCAGAAGGAATTGACCGAGTACGTGATGCGGCCTGATGGAGCCAACGTCCATGCTGGCATGATCGTGACCATGACCCACAAGGAGGCCTCCAAGTTTTTTGGCAAGCCGCCGCCCGATTTGTCCCAGATCGAGCGTTATCTGGGGCCGGATTTCATCTACACCTACCTCACCAGCTTCTATCTCGACAACAGCCGGCCAACCGGGTGGAACAATCATGTGTTCCCAAGCGTGGCCATGCCCAATGTTCTGGCGCCCTACGGCGGTCAGTATCTCAAGGACGGCAAGTTGTACCGCAAGGGCAGCATGACCCCAGAGCAATACAAAACCATGGTGTCGGATATCGTGGCCTTCCTGCGCTACGCCAGCGACCCGTCGGTACTTGAACGCCACGATATCGGCCCGTACGTGGTCGGTGGTTTCGGGTTGGCCACGGTGGTGGGTTTCATTATCGCGATTCTCTAG
- a CDS encoding FAD-dependent oxidoreductase: protein MVSEQKRVVVIGNGMAGSRFVKELQKQAPGGYQIIVFGDEPYSAYDRIQLSPLLANERSLPDIMIDDEAWVGDGGNKLYKGHRIASVDRERKIVTSDQGVTEAYDYLVFAVGSKPMVPPIPGRELPEVTVFRTIDDVDYMLERAGKHTHVVVIGGGLLGLEAANALRVQGAEVAVVHLADWLMERQLDAGGSALLQRRLEDKGIVFHLPRMTESIVGDEHVEAVRFQRGEEIRADMVVICAGIIPNVELAKAAGLKVDRGIVVNDQLETSDPSIFAIGECVQHKGKTYGLVDPCYEQARVLARYMSGDIEAGYGGSLPSTQLKITGIDLYSQGQIMAGEGIDELVYVDERRGIYKKACIKNNRVAGCILYGDVSLSQWFKELIRNGEDISDRRDVLLTGGSGGGEAVDIVGNLPDTAEICTCNSVSKGEIVSAIKMHNLSSVEDVRLTTRAASSCGTCSRQVDQILSMTLGSEYGESMPKPLSINIDLFSYFREKDLFFYALLGTIFAAIVFFEPTFFNIFIDQDNSTPANTLKSPADVRPLFFLGPFYAILRSISDKHLGVFMMTLAIVVMFLVPFLDNSPEARVKPHPLFDNTYKVLLIFMVICYIVLGWIGFEPATPVLAMWGRWFTIGYFIFFAAMPVLSLVRRWTAHKYASGQA, encoded by the coding sequence ATGGTGTCAGAACAAAAACGTGTGGTGGTGATCGGCAACGGCATGGCCGGCAGCCGCTTCGTGAAGGAACTGCAAAAGCAGGCGCCGGGGGGCTACCAGATCATCGTCTTCGGGGACGAGCCCTACTCCGCATACGATCGTATCCAGCTCAGCCCGCTGCTCGCCAACGAACGCTCCCTGCCCGACATCATGATCGATGACGAGGCCTGGGTCGGCGATGGCGGCAACAAGCTCTACAAGGGACATCGGATCGCGTCGGTGGATCGCGAACGCAAGATCGTGACCTCGGACCAGGGCGTGACCGAAGCCTACGACTACTTGGTGTTCGCGGTGGGTTCCAAGCCCATGGTGCCGCCGATCCCAGGTCGCGAGTTGCCGGAAGTCACGGTGTTCCGCACCATCGACGATGTCGACTACATGCTCGAACGCGCCGGCAAGCACACGCATGTGGTGGTGATCGGCGGTGGCCTGCTGGGTCTGGAAGCCGCCAACGCGCTGCGTGTCCAGGGCGCCGAGGTGGCGGTGGTGCACCTGGCCGATTGGCTGATGGAGCGCCAGCTCGATGCCGGCGGGTCGGCGCTGCTGCAGCGTCGCCTGGAGGATAAGGGCATCGTCTTTCACCTGCCGCGCATGACCGAATCCATCGTCGGCGACGAGCATGTCGAGGCGGTACGCTTCCAGCGCGGCGAGGAGATTCGCGCCGACATGGTGGTCATTTGCGCCGGCATCATCCCCAATGTGGAATTGGCGAAGGCGGCGGGCCTCAAGGTGGATCGCGGCATTGTGGTCAACGATCAGCTCGAAACCAGCGACCCTTCGATTTTCGCCATCGGCGAATGCGTGCAGCACAAGGGCAAGACCTACGGTCTGGTCGATCCCTGCTACGAGCAGGCGCGCGTGCTGGCGCGCTACATGTCGGGCGATATCGAGGCCGGTTACGGCGGCTCGCTACCTTCGACCCAACTCAAGATCACCGGAATCGACCTGTACTCGCAGGGCCAGATCATGGCCGGAGAAGGCATCGACGAGCTGGTCTATGTCGACGAGCGTCGCGGCATCTATAAAAAGGCCTGCATCAAGAACAACCGCGTGGCCGGTTGCATTCTGTACGGCGACGTCTCGCTGTCGCAGTGGTTCAAGGAGCTGATCCGCAACGGCGAGGACATATCGGATCGTCGCGATGTCCTGCTGACTGGCGGCAGCGGTGGCGGCGAGGCCGTCGATATCGTTGGCAATCTGCCGGATACCGCGGAAATCTGTACCTGCAATTCCGTCAGCAAAGGTGAAATCGTCAGCGCAATCAAGATGCACAATCTGTCCTCCGTGGAGGACGTGCGCCTGACCACGCGTGCCGCCTCGTCCTGCGGAACCTGCTCGCGCCAGGTCGACCAGATCCTGTCGATGACCTTGGGCTCGGAATATGGCGAATCGATGCCCAAGCCGCTGAGCATCAATATCGATCTTTTCTCCTATTTTCGCGAAAAGGATCTGTTTTTTTACGCCTTGCTGGGTACGATATTCGCGGCCATCGTGTTTTTCGAGCCGACTTTCTTCAATATTTTCATCGATCAGGACAACTCGACGCCCGCGAATACGCTCAAGTCGCCGGCGGACGTGCGCCCGTTGTTTTTCCTGGGGCCGTTCTACGCGATTCTTCGCTCGATATCGGATAAGCATCTTGGCGTATTCATGATGACGCTGGCCATCGTGGTCATGTTTTTGGTGCCGTTTCTCGACAACAGTCCGGAGGCGAGAGTCAAGCCGCACCCCCTTTTCGACAATACGTACAAGGTGCTGCTGATCTTCATGGTCATCTGTTACATCGTGCTTGGCTGGATCGGCTTCGAGCCGGCGACGCCGGTGCTCGCGATGTGGGGGCGCTGGTTCACCATCGGGTATTTCATATTTTTCGCCGCCATGCCGGTATTGAGCCTGGTGCGACGATGGACGGCGCATAAATACGCGAGCGGACAAGCCTGA
- a CDS encoding cytochrome b: MSTGPDMGTKVKALRSRFWRVLGAMSIVLIGIQFITGVFLLMSYHPGGADGSGAYNSVMSIMYDVRWGWLVRYIHTTGASLLFIIVYIHMFRALWDRTYKKRSGKVWLWGVSLLVLLMGEEFFGYILPYGNMSLWGGMVITNLFGSVPLVGHDLVTWIRGGPLVSTPTINRFMAFHVAVIPMALVALIVMHLQNLYSLRIEQEASRSAQR; this comes from the coding sequence GTGAGTACGGGCCCTGACATGGGCACCAAGGTCAAGGCGTTGCGATCGCGTTTCTGGCGCGTCCTCGGGGCGATGTCGATCGTGCTGATCGGCATCCAGTTCATCACCGGCGTATTCCTGCTGATGAGCTATCACCCGGGCGGTGCGGACGGATCGGGCGCCTACAACTCGGTGATGAGCATCATGTACGACGTGCGGTGGGGCTGGCTGGTGCGCTACATCCACACCACCGGCGCCTCGCTGCTGTTCATCATCGTCTACATCCACATGTTCCGTGCGCTGTGGGATCGCACCTACAAGAAGCGCAGCGGCAAGGTTTGGCTTTGGGGCGTCAGTCTGCTGGTGCTGCTCATGGGCGAGGAATTCTTCGGCTATATCCTGCCCTACGGCAACATGTCGCTCTGGGGCGGCATGGTGATCACCAATCTTTTCGGTTCGGTGCCGCTGGTCGGGCACGACCTCGTGACCTGGATTCGCGGCGGCCCGCTGGTCAGCACGCCCACGATCAACCGCTTCATGGCCTTCCATGTCGCCGTTATTCCGATGGCGCTGGTGGCGCTGATCGTCATGCATCTGCAAAACCTTTATTCGCTCAGGATCGAGCAGGAAGCCAGCCGCTCCGCGCAACGTTGA
- the petA gene encoding ubiquinol-cytochrome c reductase iron-sulfur subunit, which produces MTVRKEKQEERREFLSSSVKLAGAATVGALGVPMLDGLNPSAATEAASSVEIDVTKVPPGGQVTVPWQGKAVMVMNRTPEMLATLEKVQAQGILKDPDLKVPQQPPYAKNIYRARMEQKNMLVLVRICTHMCCIPLYKPKPNSVRPGWLGGFHCPCHGSMYDLSARVIVTSPAPRNMAIPEYHYEDGGKKVVVTKMYPKARLC; this is translated from the coding sequence ATGACCGTACGCAAAGAAAAGCAGGAGGAACGCCGGGAGTTTCTCAGTTCCAGCGTAAAGCTCGCCGGTGCCGCCACCGTGGGGGCGCTGGGTGTGCCGATGCTGGACGGACTGAACCCGAGTGCGGCCACCGAGGCAGCCTCGAGCGTCGAAATCGACGTCACCAAGGTGCCGCCGGGCGGTCAGGTCACGGTGCCTTGGCAGGGCAAGGCGGTGATGGTGATGAACCGCACGCCGGAAATGCTAGCGACCCTGGAGAAGGTTCAGGCGCAGGGCATTCTCAAGGATCCCGATCTCAAGGTGCCGCAGCAGCCGCCTTACGCCAAGAACATCTATCGCGCACGCATGGAGCAGAAAAACATGCTCGTGCTGGTACGCATCTGTACGCACATGTGCTGTATTCCGCTGTACAAGCCCAAACCCAATTCCGTACGCCCGGGCTGGCTGGGCGGCTTCCACTGCCCGTGCCACGGCTCGATGTACGACCTTTCGGCACGCGTGATCGTGACCTCGCCCGCGCCGCGCAATATGGCCATTCCCGAATACCACTACGAGGACGGTGGCAAGAAGGTCGTGGTGACCAAGATGTATCCCAAGGCGAGGCTGTGCTGA
- a CDS encoding SCO family protein: MSTNIKQEDFNQRSYFWFSVSVGVFVGLVFGFAISSIVSTVRLHEARSHIDTRAATDMMKSQVERGRFGKAPRFTDLIDQNGAKVASTRFKGKVQIVSFIAPYGVHSSPVLVSHLMNLYQELKQSGLLGSKVVFVSYNLDPTHAGPPEMSRFMQAIAGLGPADASNWAFLTGSESSIGAVVAGRYAVQYRPLDAAAYRAYARRMQQRGQYDYAEAVNPLTQNAPPHPHIVDHDELVLVAPDGDIRVKIKQASAYPDDRILQDIAAMLKLPGMGKPG; this comes from the coding sequence ATGAGCACGAACATCAAGCAGGAGGATTTCAACCAGCGCTCATACTTCTGGTTCAGCGTTTCGGTTGGTGTTTTTGTGGGTTTGGTGTTCGGTTTTGCAATTTCGAGCATCGTCAGTACGGTCAGGCTGCACGAAGCGCGAAGTCATATCGATACGCGTGCGGCAACCGACATGATGAAATCGCAGGTCGAGCGCGGTCGCTTCGGGAAAGCGCCTCGATTCACCGACCTGATCGATCAGAATGGCGCAAAGGTGGCGTCCACGCGATTCAAGGGCAAGGTGCAGATCGTAAGCTTCATCGCGCCGTATGGCGTGCATAGCAGCCCCGTGCTGGTCAGCCACCTGATGAATCTGTATCAGGAGCTCAAACAGAGCGGGCTGCTGGGGAGCAAGGTGGTATTCGTATCCTACAACCTCGATCCGACACATGCCGGGCCGCCGGAAATGTCGCGCTTCATGCAGGCGATTGCCGGCCTGGGGCCGGCGGATGCGTCGAATTGGGCATTTCTTACCGGTAGCGAGTCGAGTATCGGCGCGGTCGTTGCCGGGCGCTATGCCGTCCAGTACCGCCCGCTGGATGCGGCCGCCTACCGCGCGTACGCGCGACGCATGCAACAGCGTGGGCAATATGATTATGCCGAGGCGGTCAATCCGCTGACGCAAAACGCGCCACCCCATCCGCACATCGTCGATCATGACGAATTGGTGTTGGTCGCGCCCGATGGCGATATCCGCGTCAAGATCAAGCAGGCAAGCGCATACCCGGACGACCGCATCCTCCAGGATATCGCGGCAATGCTGAAATTGCCCGGCATGGGCAAGCCGGGCTGA
- a CDS encoding SCO family protein yields MGSEQFKRYKTPISGLMLGGVIGLIVAVALGSVLPWRPPPKKPDFAAAGDAPKTMFHAPSFNGFVNQQGQPVDSSAFKGKVLLVTFMYPYCTRVCPTLASRMVNLETLLRQRGLQDRVQLLSFNVDPEGAAPREMSRFMRQYGADPNSALWQFLTAPAALTARVLKRGFHADYRKIATDQLEQVFAQQRKDGTYHYVPSMRNPLADESHPDYAIIHNSSAIIVGVDGVVRYVLGDANTVSDAVMLNDIIRVLRKEGRA; encoded by the coding sequence ATGGGGTCGGAGCAGTTCAAGCGCTACAAAACACCGATCAGCGGTTTGATGCTCGGAGGCGTGATCGGACTGATTGTGGCCGTAGCCCTTGGCAGTGTGCTGCCCTGGCGCCCGCCCCCGAAAAAACCCGATTTTGCGGCAGCGGGCGATGCGCCGAAGACGATGTTTCATGCGCCGAGTTTCAATGGGTTCGTGAACCAGCAAGGGCAGCCGGTGGATTCAAGCGCCTTCAAAGGCAAGGTGCTGCTGGTGACCTTCATGTATCCGTACTGCACGCGCGTGTGTCCGACCCTGGCGTCGCGCATGGTTAACCTGGAAACCCTGTTGCGGCAGCGCGGCCTGCAGGATCGCGTGCAACTGCTTAGCTTCAATGTGGATCCTGAGGGTGCCGCCCCCCGCGAAATGAGTCGTTTTATGCGCCAGTACGGCGCGGATCCAAATTCCGCTCTGTGGCAATTTCTGACCGCGCCGGCCGCCTTGACCGCGCGAGTCCTCAAGCGGGGCTTCCACGCGGATTATCGAAAGATCGCGACCGATCAGCTAGAGCAGGTATTTGCGCAGCAGCGAAAGGACGGTACGTATCACTATGTGCCGTCGATGCGTAATCCCCTGGCCGACGAGTCACACCCCGATTACGCGATCATCCATAACAGCTCGGCGATCATCGTAGGCGTCGACGGTGTAGTGCGATACGTGCTTGGCGATGCAAACACGGTTTCGGATGCGGTCATGCTGAATGACATCATTCGCGTGTTGCGGAAGGAGGGGCGGGCATGA
- a CDS encoding TlpA family protein disulfide reductase: MSNTTPSRKRLYSILAPSGLLLLLAAAFWYYNSEHPAPSALPQLVLPSLGGDHVALDHLQGKPLVLNLWATWCPPCRAELPLLIKARQSHPGIRFYFAEQGNAYNNVDAFAKKYALPLPLVLLDTNTKLSQFYGVLGYPTTVFYNSHGNIVKIYRGELKPAVLQQYLEQITQR, translated from the coding sequence ATGTCGAACACGACACCGTCCCGCAAACGACTTTATTCGATCCTGGCGCCCAGTGGCCTGCTACTCCTACTCGCCGCAGCATTCTGGTACTACAACAGCGAACATCCTGCACCCAGCGCTTTGCCTCAGCTCGTCCTGCCCTCGTTGGGCGGCGATCACGTTGCGCTCGATCATCTGCAGGGAAAACCGTTGGTATTGAATCTGTGGGCCACGTGGTGTCCACCCTGTCGTGCGGAGCTGCCGCTGCTCATCAAGGCCCGCCAGAGCCACCCGGGCATTCGATTCTATTTCGCGGAGCAAGGCAATGCCTATAACAACGTTGACGCATTCGCCAAAAAATATGCGCTTCCGCTGCCACTAGTACTGCTCGACACAAATACGAAACTGAGCCAGTTTTACGGCGTGCTCGGCTACCCGACCACCGTATTCTACAATTCACACGGCAACATCGTGAAAATATATCGCGGAGAGCTCAAGCCAGCTGTACTGCAGCAATATCTGGAACAAATTACCCAGCGTTGA
- a CDS encoding plastocyanin/azurin family copper-binding protein, producing the protein MKKEQFMKNRIVKAIAGAAGVSALLAMGMAHAGVTTVGKPEVIKLMKEDSGKVTGKNEVTYSGATPHTVVEQVLPGYPFPSFEVDKQTNPTLTYDAGVKKVTITVINTNGGAEHSFMITKKGPPFSAMPNPDSLHAMAVVPELSAAGGGQFQTDTVDWTPPGPGTYWYLCKTPGHASTGMYGKIVVK; encoded by the coding sequence ATGAAAAAGGAGCAATTCATGAAGAATCGCATCGTCAAGGCGATCGCAGGTGCGGCCGGTGTGAGCGCCCTGCTGGCAATGGGTATGGCCCACGCCGGCGTGACCACGGTGGGCAAGCCCGAAGTCATCAAGCTGATGAAGGAAGACAGCGGCAAGGTTACCGGCAAGAACGAGGTCACCTATTCGGGCGCCACCCCGCATACCGTGGTCGAGCAGGTGCTGCCGGGCTATCCCTTCCCTTCGTTCGAGGTCGACAAGCAGACCAACCCGACCCTGACCTACGACGCGGGCGTGAAGAAGGTGACGATCACCGTGATCAATACCAACGGCGGTGCCGAGCACAGCTTCATGATCACCAAGAAGGGCCCCCCGTTCTCCGCGATGCCTAACCCGGACTCGCTGCATGCGATGGCGGTGGTGCCCGAACTTTCCGCCGCGGGTGGCGGTCAGTTCCAGACCGATACGGTTGACTGGACGCCGCCGGGTCCGGGGACCTATTGGTACCTGTGCAAGACGCCTGGCCATGCCTCGACCGGCATGTACGGCAAGATCGTCGTCAAGTAA
- a CDS encoding heme o synthase yields MRQDEERSLAGEADLPIADVGAPGVAEWRWASIWRQIQAYYALTKPRVVALILFTAIVGMLLATPGIIAIGTLLLGTIGIGLGAASAAAVNHVIDQHMDAKMSRTAWRPIATGGLGTFQGLGFAALLAVLSMIVLVEWVNVETAVLTLSAMIGYAIIYTGFLKRTTPQNIVWGGAAGAVPPVLGWCAVTGHVSYESIVLFSIIFFWTPPHFWALALHYKDDYAKAKIPMLPVTHGEAHTRTQILVYTVILVLVTILPFAMGNAGWVYLVGASVFNAGFLGYAIKLKFRRKENTAIRMFAYSIVYLMGIFSALLIDHYLTILRGVLA; encoded by the coding sequence ATGCGTCAAGATGAGGAGCGCAGTCTGGCCGGCGAAGCCGATCTGCCCATTGCCGACGTCGGCGCGCCCGGTGTCGCGGAGTGGCGTTGGGCGAGCATCTGGCGCCAGATTCAGGCCTATTACGCATTGACGAAGCCGCGCGTGGTGGCGCTGATCCTGTTTACCGCCATCGTGGGCATGCTGTTGGCGACGCCGGGCATCATCGCAATCGGTACTCTGCTTCTCGGCACGATCGGAATCGGTCTGGGTGCGGCCTCCGCGGCGGCCGTCAATCACGTGATCGACCAGCATATGGACGCGAAAATGTCGCGTACGGCCTGGCGTCCGATCGCGACCGGCGGGCTGGGTACCTTCCAGGGGCTGGGTTTCGCCGCGCTGCTCGCGGTATTGTCGATGATCGTGCTGGTCGAGTGGGTGAATGTCGAGACGGCCGTGCTGACGCTGTCTGCGATGATCGGCTACGCCATCATATACACCGGGTTTCTGAAGCGGACGACACCCCAGAATATCGTCTGGGGCGGTGCAGCCGGCGCGGTGCCTCCCGTGCTGGGCTGGTGCGCCGTGACGGGACACGTCAGCTACGAATCCATCGTGCTGTTTTCGATCATTTTCTTCTGGACGCCACCGCATTTCTGGGCGCTCGCCCTGCATTACAAGGACGATTACGCGAAGGCGAAAATACCGATGCTGCCTGTGACGCACGGTGAGGCGCACACACGTACGCAGATTCTGGTGTACACCGTGATTCTTGTGCTGGTGACGATCCTGCCTTTCGCGATGGGGAATGCTGGTTGGGTATACCTGGTCGGCGCCTCCGTCTTCAATGCCGGCTTTCTCGGTTATGCCATTAAGCTCAAATTCAGGCGCAAGGAGAATACTGCAATCAGGATGTTTGCGTACTCGATCGTGTACCTGATGGGGATATTCAGCGCACTGCTTATTGATCACTATCTGACGATACTGCGCGGCGTGCTGGCCTGA
- a CDS encoding COX15/CtaA family protein, with the protein MRWTRRLAIVALALTFVMIVLGSYVRLSKAGLSCPSWPLCYGHVLPPGAPPVAAAVPQAPAAVMDTTAREWKEMLHRYVAGTLGMVIFAMLLVALRNRRQAEQPLKLVVFVALWVVVQALLGMVTVTMLLDPLIVTGHLIGGMVMLATLWWLVFRSSRLLQLNRADQQKIATLTGLRLWAGLALLVVAAQIFLGAWTSTNYAAWACYGFPTCNGQWWPAGMDFDKAFVFWHRLGVDYQGGILDGGARVAIQVVHRIGAMVTTIVAGGLGLFLLTRARIRKLRLLGGLLLAALGLQLTLGISMVSLGLPFYVEWAHTPGAALLLSAVLAVNFLLWSFRNVNAYERIGSAAVRPV; encoded by the coding sequence ATGCGCTGGACGCGTCGGCTCGCCATTGTCGCGCTGGCGTTGACCTTCGTGATGATCGTGCTCGGCTCCTATGTGCGTCTGTCAAAGGCGGGGTTGAGCTGCCCAAGTTGGCCGCTGTGCTATGGGCACGTGCTGCCGCCTGGCGCGCCACCCGTTGCAGCCGCGGTGCCGCAGGCGCCCGCCGCCGTGATGGACACCACGGCGCGCGAATGGAAGGAAATGTTGCATCGCTATGTGGCCGGCACGCTGGGCATGGTCATTTTTGCGATGCTGCTAGTAGCGCTGCGTAACCGCAGGCAGGCCGAGCAACCGCTGAAACTCGTTGTATTCGTGGCGCTGTGGGTCGTGGTGCAGGCACTGCTGGGGATGGTGACTGTGACGATGCTACTCGACCCGCTGATCGTGACTGGTCATTTGATCGGCGGCATGGTGATGCTGGCCACGTTATGGTGGCTGGTTTTCAGAAGCAGCCGTCTGCTGCAATTGAATCGGGCCGATCAACAAAAAATAGCCACCCTGACCGGCCTGCGGTTGTGGGCCGGGCTGGCGCTGCTGGTCGTGGCCGCACAGATATTTCTGGGTGCCTGGACCAGTACCAATTACGCTGCATGGGCGTGCTACGGATTCCCGACGTGTAACGGTCAATGGTGGCCGGCGGGTATGGATTTCGATAAGGCATTCGTTTTCTGGCACCGGCTGGGTGTCGATTATCAGGGTGGCATTCTCGACGGCGGTGCTCGCGTCGCCATACAGGTCGTGCACAGGATCGGCGCAATGGTGACCACGATCGTGGCGGGCGGGCTGGGTTTGTTCCTGCTGACGCGCGCACGTATCCGCAAGCTACGTCTGCTTGGTGGGTTGCTGCTTGCGGCGTTGGGACTACAGCTCACGCTGGGAATATCGATGGTGAGCCTCGGTTTGCCGTTCTACGTGGAATGGGCGCACACACCCGGCGCGGCCTTGCTGCTTTCGGCAGTTCTGGCCGTGAATTTTCTGTTGTGGTCGTTCCGGAACGTCAATGCGTACGAACGGATCGGGTCGGCGGCGGTACGTCCGGTTTAG
- a CDS encoding cytochrome c oxidase subunit I — MGIGVWEGWVKPSFGGEETWINKGVGRYFRFGTEAKATATRYTIFAIATFFIAGMLAMAIRIDLLSPHGMFFANKEQYNEAFSIHGTLMLLAVAALAILGGIGNFMLPPMIGARQVVYPKLMGISSWFVPPAVIAVAMSPMVGGYESGWMGFPPLSTLGGTGIIFYFMGGATLLLSSWAGAINFVATMVFMRAKGMTLSRVPMFVYGIASASVLLIIFVPYTASAFLFNLFDMVVGTQFYALKGGLTLAYQDMFWWLFHPEVYVFVLPAWALWLEIIVVFSRRSLFGRGWAAAGFVGIVAISGAVGVHHFFTQVGDVRLPIIMGLTEMVSVPTGFFYLAAIGTLWGGRIRLTSPMLLVLMSMVNFLIGGLTGVFNSDVPANLQIHNTFFVIGHFHYTILGGMLFTWIAALYYYFPKVTGRMVNEFWAKFHAWWFFIFFNFTFFGMYIVGIDGMNRRIATYLPYLQPMNEWISINAFLLGAGFLIPLVNLVYSYYRGPIASTNPWGGKTLEWQMPSPPPYENFPFGKDPVVVADFYNYEENAPDPVIWVESKQST; from the coding sequence ATGGGTATCGGCGTCTGGGAAGGTTGGGTCAAACCATCCTTCGGTGGTGAGGAAACCTGGATCAATAAAGGAGTGGGGCGTTACTTCCGCTTCGGTACCGAAGCTAAGGCCACTGCAACCCGCTACACGATCTTCGCGATCGCCACTTTTTTTATCGCCGGCATGCTGGCAATGGCGATCCGCATCGACCTGCTGTCGCCGCATGGCATGTTTTTCGCCAATAAGGAACAGTACAACGAGGCCTTCAGCATTCATGGCACGTTGATGCTGCTGGCGGTGGCTGCGCTGGCAATTCTCGGTGGTATCGGTAATTTCATGCTGCCGCCGATGATCGGTGCGCGTCAGGTGGTGTATCCGAAGTTGATGGGTATCAGCTCCTGGTTCGTGCCGCCTGCGGTGATCGCCGTGGCGATGAGTCCGATGGTGGGTGGTTATGAGTCTGGCTGGATGGGTTTCCCGCCTCTCTCCACTCTGGGTGGCACCGGTATTATTTTCTACTTCATGGGTGGCGCCACGCTGCTGCTGTCGTCGTGGGCAGGCGCGATCAATTTCGTCGCCACGATGGTGTTCATGCGCGCCAAGGGCATGACGCTGTCACGCGTGCCGATGTTCGTCTATGGCATTGCCTCGGCTTCGGTGCTGCTGATCATCTTCGTGCCCTATACGGCGAGTGCCTTCCTGTTCAATCTGTTCGACATGGTGGTCGGCACGCAGTTCTATGCCCTCAAGGGTGGTTTGACGCTGGCCTACCAGGATATGTTCTGGTGGTTGTTCCATCCCGAGGTGTATGTGTTCGTGCTGCCGGCCTGGGCGTTGTGGCTGGAGATCATCGTGGTGTTCTCGCGCCGCAGTCTTTTTGGTCGTGGCTGGGCCGCTGCCGGTTTCGTAGGCATCGTGGCCATTTCCGGCGCCGTCGGCGTGCATCACTTCTTCACTCAGGTGGGTGACGTCCGTCTGCCGATCATCATGGGTTTGACCGAAATGGTGTCGGTGCCGACAGGCTTCTTCTATCTGGCCGCGATCGGCACACTCTGGGGTGGCCGCATCCGTTTGACCTCACCGATGCTGCTCGTGCTGATGTCGATGGTGAACTTCCTGATCGGCGGTCTGACCGGCGTGTTCAATTCCGACGTGCCTGCCAACCTGCAGATCCACAATACGTTCTTCGTCATCGGGCATTTCCACTACACCATTCTCGGCGGCATGCTGTTCACCTGGATTGCCGCGCTTTACTACTACTTCCCCAAGGTCACGGGGCGGATGGTGAATGAGTTCTGGGCGAAGTTTCACGCCTGGTGGTTCTTCATTTTCTTCAACTTCACTTTCTTCGGCATGTATATCGTGGGCATCGACGGCATGAACCGCCGTATCGCGACCTACCTGCCGTACCTGCAGCCGATGAACGAGTGGATCTCGATCAACGCGTTCCTGCTGGGCGCCGGCTTCCTGATTCCGTTGGTCAATCTGGTGTACAGCTACTACCGTGGCCCGATCGCGAGCACCAACCCGTGGGGTGGCAAGACTCTGGAGTGGCAGATGCCGTCGCCGCCGCCGTACGAGAATTTCCCGTTCGGCAAGGACCCCGTCGTGGTTGCGGATTTCTACAACTACGAAGAGAACGCGCCCGATCCGGTGATCTGGGTGGAGTCCAAGCAGAGCACCTAG